aaaaaaataatttaaaaactttaattgTCAACGGCAGGTCATATATGTATGTCGTGTCTTATACATCTCAAAATTCAGTCATAATGATTATAATCAAttctttctctttgcttttttcttaTTCCCACATTATTCTTCCGCTGCTTTTCTTCGCTCAGACATCTTTAAAATCATGTTATGACGGTGATTATTGAAATTGATTTCTACAGTCGCTGGTGTGGGTAAGAATAAGTCTTGACACTTGTAACAAACTCCACCCTTCCGTGTTGGAGTATTAATCATTTCTGTGAACAATTGAGTTTTTGGAGGTATAGCAGCTTTTCACTTTGCAGCTCTGCTGGAAATCGAGAAATGCTGAATCCTCATAAGCCCTCAAGGACATCTGTACCCTGGAGCCTTGCCTGGGTGGGTCTGtctgttagcagttagcagtGTCCCCAGCCAGCCTTTAGCTCCAAGGGCGGTCTCTCCAACGATATCGCTGGGCCAAGTAAGGAAAGACTTCCTCCCAGATGCTTGAGCGGATGAATAATGACACTGTAACAcagcttctctctccctctctctgataATGAGTAACAGAAGAGCAGACCCTCCCCGAGGCACAGCACCTGGACTGGACTGCCTTCCTGTCTACCTcaacctccatctctctcaggAGACGGGCGGTGAGGAGTAAGACTTTGGCCGTGCGCCAGCCTCTCCGTCTCAGCTCCACTCACTCAGTTTGGTCTAATTGTGAAATCATGAAACATCCCATAAAGTTACGGAGCCACGTTTTGGCTCGACAGACCCCCTTTAAAATGTTCACGAAAAACAGCTCTTAATCGTTTGCTTTGGTGTCAAGCATCTTTAGCTTTGAATATACACCGCCTGGCTTCCACCCTCCAACACCTAtatctctgtctttccctccaCTTCTCACttgtttccctgcagagagGCTTTGTCAAGTGGAGTCAATTAAAACTGTACATCTAAGTGAGAAATGTCTGTTTGAGCGCGCGCGTCGGTGCACATGGTTTCATAACCGCGCTGTGTGCTTCTTTTGTGCAAACGTGTGAATCTGTGGTATTttcaaatgtatgtgtgtgaatgtgcatgtgtggtgtgagtctgtgtatgtgtgtaaacgTCTGAGCGAGTGTAGAGGCGGGGGCTCCCCTGGGGCCTGGCAGTATGGCGCCTAGCGCTGCACACTCCTCCTGTGAAAACGCCTCCAATGGGACCGGGACAGCTGTGGCCAACCAATGCCGCTTCATGGGCCATAACAAGccttgtgacacacacacacacacacacacacacacacacatatacacctATTACCCCAATGCTGCCAACTCTGTCTGGCTGCCTCCTTGTTTTGTCTGTCTATCAAGTActatccctctttctctctttctctctcacacacactcaccccatttctttctctttctcatgcAGTTGCACAAGTGATGCTTCTCGACATATGTGAAGgtccatttccccccccccccatttttttatatcaataCAGCCCACTCGTTTCTGCCTCCCACGCACCAACTTGGCGTAACACGGCTGCAGGGGTTGTCTGCACTGAGTGTGAAAGGAGTTTTGAAAATGACACTAACTACACAATGAAGAAATTAATTAACAAgcaacacacattcattcatctcATCGGCTATTGTACACGAGCACATGAGAGAAAGCGCAGCTGACAAGCACAAGTAAGCTCAGGAAAATCCACTGCAGACTGTGAATTGTAAAGAAAAGCTCACTTTGACAGACCttcttttgatttcatttatttaacagtcACCAGATGATGAGATACATTCTCTTAGAAAAGAAATAGACAACAAAACTGATACTCTTtttgagatttttaaaaactattataCAATATTCTTAATATATAGattttgtacaaaataaaagtcagtaAAGGGGCAAAGGGAGAGTGACATCttaaaaaactgagaaaaataaaaggaaggGGACAGGAGTAGACTCAAACAACGACCACATCTGGGAGAGACAAAGACCAATCtctttcataaataaatataggaaAATTAGACATCATATATAGCTCTCTCTCCAATAGCAGGGCATTGCTAAATGTCTGTAGCATAGGATATAACAGAACTGCTTTGTGAGGCCCATTTGCTTAGAAAATCCCACTAATTTTCCACATAGATTAAGTGGAACCAGTGTGGCTAAAAGCCCTGAAATATAAGTATTTACCTCAATAATAGGTCTGATAGTCTGTGCCATGCTTGACCTTTGGCTGGAACAATAAGCCCCGCCCCACCTGTACACCCCCGCACCCCCCTCGTTTCCTTTGTGTGCTGTACTTGGTACAGACCAAGCGCAGAGAGTCTGCTTGAGGGAGGCAGAGAATAGGGatgtcctctttttttctctctcccaaGGCCAGTGAGACACAAGCTTCAGTctcccccactcacacacacagagacaattgAGCAGAGCACATGTGTGAGGGGGGCACAGTATTGGAGTATAGGAAGGTCGTATCGCACTACCAACATCATTTCACCATTGAATAACATCCTTACACTGCTGCTATTTCAGCGCTGTTCTTGTTGGTCCTTGGAATTtcaacaatacaacaacaactacaagacaacagaataaacacacaaaaagtgGATGTGGATGGCTGTGGTGCATCACAACCCTGTTTGACGTAGACTCATGCCATTCTGACTGGCTGATTGTTTTCTCTGTAAATCTCCTCTCTTTGCACCTATTTGAGTTGTTGACGCTCAGGGTAAAAGCTCAGAAAACATGGGAACAAGGGAACACAGAATACAGATATGGAAATGATTTACGATACCAATACGCTACATGTTTTCATACACATGCCCAATGAGCACGGAAACTGAGGCTGATGACTGATCCCACTGCAACGACAGACTTGTTCTATCcttgtctccatcttttctattttttgtaCCCTCTGTGAGCAGGCAAGCGGACAGTGACATTGGCCCTTCTCAGAGCAGGACAGCAGGCAGAGTGACTTGGCGTTAATCACAGTTTTGTCTCGCTTTCTTGGCACATTAAGTTGGAGAGGCGAGTGGCGGCCCGGACGGCCGGGGTGAGAGATGGGAGGACAACGCGGTAGATTCTCAATAATGACGCATCGCTGCCACATCACTTTGGAGATTAAAAGCAAGATGCTGAATTTCAATCAAAGCACATTAATGGCTTGGTGTGAGAAATGGCCACTTTGTCTCCACtggcaggcagagagagggagacagataaagggagagagagggggagctggcACAAGAAGAACAGGTGAGACAAGGTGatatgacattttaattcacCAAATTGCATGCTAGCCAGTAATGATAGAATCCTTTTAACGATGTAGTGACAATATTCTCCCAGCAATAGCAAAAGGTCATTGACAAAATGTTGCATCCGAGAGAGAAGTCACAGTGCCAAGGACTGAATGCATGAAGCTGTAAATAACAGCACTGTTGATGTAAGATAATTAATTGGAAGCAATGATTAAGTGAATGTCACCATTTAAGTGGTTTCAGATCAGAATTCTATTGTACAAATACTCAAATCAGgcatattcattttttttattaaatatcaattAAAATTTTTAATCAAAATCTTAAATTTGGAAAGGTTTGAAATAAGGGAAAGctctgaacaaacaaaaaacaaaaatctaataaaaatgaAGTTACGGCTTtattgcaacaacaaaaaaaggggTTGTCCTCACCACTGTCAACGACAGAATATGAAACTAACGGGTCCGATTTTAATTCAGTGCCAAGATCTGACATTTTATCAACTGAGCTTTTGATTTACACAATTGCTCCGATCAAATCCCGCCGCCACCTTACAAAACATGCCGAGCTCTGcctgagctgctctgtgaacGTGTTGCACTGTGAGATGTGACCCACTTGCAATAAAGTGCATTGAGAGTTCAGTTCTCATGGTAGATGAGAAGCGATGTTGGGCAATCACAGCTGAGAGATTGTCATCACAGTATAGCTAGTACAAGGAAAAACCTAATGTGACATCTTGGAGGGGAGGGGGATaaaaagaggagggggtgacAGAAGAACTGTCAGGACAACAAAGGGAGATGGGGGAGTTGGTCGTATAGTCTCTGTGTCAAGTCCGGAGTGTCACAGCTGAGCACAGTGCTTCTTGGGTGGGGTAGTTCTTTCTGGGGGTGGGATGTGTTGTCCTTGACTTCAGCCTGGCACCCAGCTCTGGTTGCTGTGGGCTTGCTGTGGACTGGCAAGACTGCTCATCCCCATCCCCATGCCCATGGTCACACCCATGCCCATACCCATGCCAATGCCCACCCCCTGGGCTAGGGAGCAGTCAAAATTAAAGTCCATCTCCTCCCCAGAGTCCATAATGTCATGGAGGAGGATGGACTCCACATCGCAGTCCAAGCTACCGTGGAACATGTCAATGTCCAAATCGGCAGGTAGTCTCTCAAGGGTGTGAGGTTGGTGATAGCTGTGGTAGTTGCTACCGATGTTACCGTTCCCCATCCCCTGGACATGGTGGTAAAGTCCGTTTGTCATGCCTAGGTGTTGGGGGTCAAGGTAATGGTTCTGACGGGGGTGCGGGTGTGGGGCGGCGGCCACATGGCAGGAGTCCTGGGGCATGCCAAGCATACCCGCTGGGTTTGGGGGTAGGGTGGTGGAGGCCGGGAGGTGGGCATGTGATGGGGGGCTGTACAGGTAGGGAGCTTTGTGGTTGTAGGTCTGCAGCTGATTGCTGTTGCCACGTGGGGCCAGAGCCACAGCCCGGGGGGGGGTGTGGTTATGGCTCTGGTTGAGGTTGAGACTGTTGTGAACGAGGCTGTGGGGTGAGTTGTGGTTGGTTACACTGTTGTGATTATGAGTAGGAGTATGGCTATGAGTTCTGTTATGGCTATGAGCTGAGCTGTGACTATGAGGTCCATTGTGGCTGTGACTGTGACCATTGTGGTGACCAGGGAGGTGGCTGTGATGGTTGGAGCTTACTCCATTACTTGCTTGACCAATCATAGGATGACTTTCCCTCTCCTGTCCCAGCATCATGTCCTTGGAACAATATTGCTGCCCAACTGGACCCCCTGTTAGCAGACTCTGCAGGGCATTGGTACTGGAGTATGCCCGCATGGTTCCAGAGAAACTGGCTGGCTTGTTCTCCTGAATGGTCTGCATTGGTGAGTGGTGGCGCAGCATCCCCATGCCTGTTGCTCCGTAGACGCTGGCACTATAAGAGCTCTGCCCCTTCACTCCAGAGCTGTAGTGGTAAACAGGGGTTTGCTGCTTGTGTCTACCAACAGCCGGGTGCTGCTGGTGTTGCGGCTGCTGTGAGTGATGGTGATGATAAGTCTCCTCCATGAGCTGCTCATCCAGCCTGATGGCCCCTGCCAGGTTAGCCAGCTGAGGCAGCTGCTCAAGGGGAGGACAGCGATTCCCAGCTCCCATGGATGGGGAGCGGGCACTGGTCGGTGAGGGGTAGAGATGGGGGGATGTTGAACAGGATAAGCCACCCTCCTCTGGTTCCTCAGGTTCTTCCTCAGCAAGGATAGGTGACAGACGGCCACTGAGGGTCGAGGCTGACGAGCTAGCCCTGGAATGGAGGTCTGTCCAGGCGTCAAACTCTCCATCTGTCCCAGTTGCACCTCCGACTCCTGGGAGGCCTTTCTGAGGTGGGCTGCCATGATCGGGGGAGCCCTGGAGCCCCACCACAGCAGACCCTGCTCCTATCCCAGGACGACCAACCCTCTTGCCTCTGATGCGGCCTTTGCTCTTTAGGTACTTGGTGCTGTTGTCCATGGAGACTGCTCGCCGGCGCGGAGACTTGCCCATCTTCCCTCCATCAGGGTTCAGCATCCACCAGGAACTCTTCCCAGTCCCTTCATTTTGCACTCGGATAAAGCGTGTGTGGAGGGACAGGTTGTGTCGGATGGAGTTCTGCGGAGAGATGAGAAGAACACACCATTTTTACACAAACTGCTTTTTTGAAATACACACTTGCATAAGTTTGTATAAGATTCATAAAAAATGTTATAGGCAAATAAGATTTTTTGACATCAAACAATAAAAGGATGGCTCATAAACTTGGTAGAGgttcaaattaaatattcaacCCACTATGCAATCAGTGTCAACCAAAGTCAGAAAAGTAAGGGCACTTTTGACAACACAATCATGTTCGAAGGACAGCTACAGCTGACACAGACGAAGACCCTGTAAAACCTCAGCCAACGTGCAACGATCTGAGATTCAGTCAGAGACACTCTCCTTATGTACGTCAATCCTCCCACTTTAATTTCCATCAATCCATCTgtcctcctctacttctcctTTCAGCCAGCCTGATGTAAGCTGCTGTGGTTGAGTGTACTGTATGTTTGAAGTCGGTGCCAGTCTGGCTCAGTGCCAGCCCTGTCTCTTTTGCTCTCGTAGCTTGAATGGGAGGGGGGTGTATCGCAAGATTGGGCCAGGAGCAAGGAAGGCTAATGGATGTCTCCCACCCTCCACCATCCACCTTCTCTCCCTATCTCCCTTTCCCTCCcatgttttgtctttatcaCTTTCCCTCTCGTCACTGTGTGCTACATATtttgattttttcattttttttctacaCACTTAGCACACAAGAGTCATTTTCCACCTCTGCTTTCAGTCTCTATGCCTTCAATTATACAGTGTGTCACCAATTACTTTCCCATTATCCCCTACACCAGCGTGTATAGTCACTGACTAAGTAATTCAAAggatatagtttttttttattattatcatttacatCTCAATGCTTGCTGAAACTGATGGTTCCTGATGTGCAACAATCTGTCATTGCAATTCTGATTTCTATAGTGTGGGGGGCATTTTGTCCCTCTTGcaggaaaatatcaaatctaaAGCTCTTCCTGTGTTTAAAGAATATGCTGGTACAATAGATTGTTTCAGATTGCCAAGTACTCCCACTTCCACCATCTCCATCATGTTGCAGATTATTTGTATTCACACTGAACTGCACGGCAgggaaacaaataaatcaaattgcGGCAGTGAACACAAACGGGAGGCAAACTGCATTCAGGTGATCTGTGAATGCCTCCTTGGGTTATCTTACTGTGACACCTCCAGCGTTgggtaaccatggcaaccaggtAAACGGGCACAAACGTGCAGAACTATATTATAttgtggtgagagagagagagagagagagagagagagagagagagatggaaggagagtGGGGGATGGGAGAAAGGATGCAAGAGGAGGCGGTTGTTTGATGCCGCTGCTCCAACACTAAACAGCCTTTCATCTCGGCAGTGCAGGTCCGCAGGGGATGCCCGCTCCCTGCTTCTGACGGCTTCTCTACGTGCCGCGCCAACTCCCTGTCTCACTCTGGCTGGATCATCCACCTATCATACCACTCCAAATCATCCCCATCAAGTCCCGCGCATGCCTGAATTAAAACATATGTAAGCTTTCATGCCATTCCACCACTGTCGGTTTGTAAATGGGGCATTTTTCCGAGAGCTGACGCACTTCATGCTTGCAACTCTGTGTGACCTGTCTGATTCAAATCACGATTTATCCCCGTACGAGGGAAGAGCGGCCCCACTGAACTTGGAGGGATTTGTCATCGTCCAAACCCTCTTAAACTGATGAATCCACCTGCTAAGAGAGATTTGAGAGATTTCAGATGGTGGTCAGCCACAGTGAcggcagcatcatcatcaccctcATCCTCACTGGCTGCTGGCTTCCGGTCATGTAGTTTTCCACCACATGGTTTTTTGTTCATTGtcatcctgtttgtgtgtttgtgtgttttagtatCTAAGAATAGCCCGGGTTGCAGGTGGTTCCTCTGTGGGTGTGGTTCTGTCCGCCTCCTGTTCCCTGAGTCTgagtcaggggcaatttggccAGCCTATGGCCCTCACGCCCCTGAAACAGGCAGTCACTGCTAATCCCCCTCCATCCCAGAGTAATCCCAGACAATCCTGGGCTAATCCCAAGTTGATTCAGGGGCACTCCCAGCTGGGTGTCTCACGGAGAGCCATGCCAGGTCACCACGGACACAGTGGGCTGCCCGGATATGCTATGATCCAATAGTAATACAGCATAAGGGGAGTTTGAGCTGTGGGAAATAAGGACACTGTAAAACCCTTTTAGGATGCAGTGTTATTgccaatgtttgtgtgtttgtgtgtattttgataAACGATTTCTGAGGTAGTGAGCTGATTGATGTTAACCATATTTTTGATGCCTCTGTTGAACCGACTACCTTTACTCTGTGTGCTGTCCTTGAGGGTTGCCTTTGCCACGTTTCCACCCCTTAGGGTTGAATAGAATAAAATTGAAAactttattatgttttaaatattcataaaatgGAAATTCTCTTTCAGCCCCCTGGCTTGCTGAGGCAGACGGATGAAGCCCACAGAAACATACAATGAcggaggaacacacacatcacacgcCTGGGTCCAGGAAGCTACTTCCTATTCAAATCATACCCCTTTAATACAATGGACCTAGTGGAGAGGCCtctaaataatgaatgaagCAGTGGCTGGGCTTACGCAGAGAGATGCACTGCCTGGTCCCATAGTGCTGAAAAGAACAGACAGAGTCATAAGTAGCAGTGCAACTTCTTTGTTTTGTCGTCAGAGACATCTGCAGTAGTCAGCCTACAAACAGCTAAATCAGGCTGAAAGTTGTTTAAGTGAAATTAGTTGAGGATAACAGCTTGCAGACCGATCTAAGTCAGTTAAGGTGAACATGGTTCTATAGGCTGCAGGAAAGCAATCAGCTTGGGTTCAA
Above is a genomic segment from Hippoglossus stenolepis isolate QCI-W04-F060 chromosome 8, HSTE1.2, whole genome shotgun sequence containing:
- the LOC118113086 gene encoding forkhead box protein O3; amino-acid sequence: MLMMEDDELDAHQVDSDFEPQSRPRSCTWPLPCPEDFPGGHEVSGGLPLASIKVEPEDVPACRAGLVGGAPGELKHPAGAPAPTGATHPCLAGAALDVTGSLRKAKSSRRNAWGNQSYADLITRAIESTQDKRLTLSQIYDWMVRYVPYFKDKGDSNSSAGWKNSIRHNLSLHTRFIRVQNEGTGKSSWWMLNPDGGKMGKSPRRRAVSMDNSTKYLKSKGRIRGKRVGRPGIGAGSAVVGLQGSPDHGSPPQKGLPGVGGATGTDGEFDAWTDLHSRASSSASTLSGRLSPILAEEEPEEPEEGGLSCSTSPHLYPSPTSARSPSMGAGNRCPPLEQLPQLANLAGAIRLDEQLMEETYHHHHSQQPQHQQHPAVGRHKQQTPVYHYSSGVKGQSSYSASVYGATGMGMLRHHSPMQTIQENKPASFSGTMRAYSSTNALQSLLTGGPVGQQYCSKDMMLGQERESHPMIGQASNGVSSNHHSHLPGHHNGHSHSHNGPHSHSSAHSHNRTHSHTPTHNHNSVTNHNSPHSLVHNSLNLNQSHNHTPPRAVALAPRGNSNQLQTYNHKAPYLYSPPSHAHLPASTTLPPNPAGMLGMPQDSCHVAAAPHPHPRQNHYLDPQHLGMTNGLYHHVQGMGNGNIGSNYHSYHQPHTLERLPADLDIDMFHGSLDCDVESILLHDIMDSGEEMDFNFDCSLAQGVGIGMGMGMGVTMGMGMGMSSLASPQQAHSNQSWVPG